In Streptomyces violaceusniger Tu 4113, one DNA window encodes the following:
- a CDS encoding FAD/NAD(P)-binding protein: MGQVRGAGGAFWLPAGPGPAGDGGPWPTRLSFPDLLRRYLARVLDEPVRTAPENLSIRLHRNRAVRLAETQTRARAVTLDERTSLLLDCVVLAQGHTDMPLSAGTEMSGLREYGFGSLPPGNPAEADLASPGPGERAALRGLGLNFSDLPALLTVGREGEFHREGSEGGALRCWPSGEEPGIFAGSRRSVPYDELWDWDRVAHPYGDRVFTGPAAYQSRLLDCPHEDLAGDGDGNVAGPLKAALGDLRDLRDEVRPTRGHAGITGESYRDGLRSWYTPLDVFVSTGPPHGRIEELIALIAAGVVEMGGPGPHIAAAPDGSVVSRVKSPAPSGECPRSSRPGCPTSTSGAPPTRSCGTCASAGPAPLPHPHRHGRARGDRRPGRHPASQPLGGRGGAAAPLPLRVRGAERDGALGHGGGYPGRSRLRDLRKTPTPSRASASPSAWSGAARPPPCPRRLLVTHPRHTQKERYPMPVHSPMRGTETGTDSGLPNPVRATGQAAAALSEQAWTAAMPETEDERAPGAWHTEWQPPREAPRLTAGAARTAAEPTEGLEVLPAPMRRNLELTEGPVVSERPNAVPAPPLDTAGTKRVLAARARRAATGEVTFAQALADHPQIQSRLPAGAEQLPAPEEYLGAADELDSRVLARLARMESA, translated from the coding sequence GTGGGCCAAGTCCGCGGTGCCGGTGGCGCGTTCTGGCTCCCCGCCGGACCGGGTCCGGCGGGAGACGGCGGCCCTTGGCCCACACGCCTGTCCTTCCCCGACCTTCTACGGCGCTACCTCGCGCGGGTCCTGGACGAGCCGGTTCGCACCGCGCCGGAGAACCTCTCCATCCGGCTGCACCGCAACCGCGCGGTGCGGCTCGCGGAGACCCAGACGCGGGCGCGAGCCGTCACCCTGGACGAGCGGACCAGCCTCCTGCTGGACTGCGTCGTCCTCGCGCAGGGCCATACGGACATGCCGCTGTCCGCGGGCACCGAGATGTCCGGCCTCCGCGAGTACGGCTTCGGCTCTCTCCCGCCGGGCAACCCGGCGGAGGCCGACCTGGCCTCCCCCGGGCCCGGCGAGCGGGCGGCGCTGCGCGGGCTCGGGCTCAACTTCTCCGACCTCCCCGCCCTGCTGACGGTGGGCCGGGAAGGAGAGTTCCACCGGGAGGGCAGCGAGGGCGGCGCGCTGCGCTGCTGGCCGTCCGGTGAAGAGCCCGGGATCTTCGCCGGTTCCCGGCGAAGCGTCCCCTACGACGAGCTCTGGGACTGGGACCGCGTCGCCCACCCCTACGGCGACCGGGTCTTCACCGGCCCTGCCGCGTACCAGAGCCGGCTCCTCGACTGTCCGCACGAGGACCTGGCCGGGGACGGGGACGGCAACGTGGCCGGCCCCCTGAAGGCCGCCCTCGGCGACCTGCGCGACCTGCGCGACGAGGTGCGGCCCACTCGGGGCCACGCAGGGATCACCGGCGAGTCCTACCGGGACGGGCTGCGGTCCTGGTACACGCCGCTGGACGTCTTCGTGTCCACCGGCCCGCCGCACGGCCGCATCGAGGAGCTGATCGCGCTGATCGCGGCAGGCGTGGTGGAGATGGGCGGTCCCGGCCCGCACATCGCGGCCGCGCCGGACGGCTCCGTCGTCAGCCGCGTAAAGTCCCCGGCTCCGAGCGGCGAGTGCCCTCGCTCATCGAGGCCCGGCTGCCCGACCTCGACATCCGGCGCACCTCCGACCCGCTCCTGCGGGACCTGCGCGAGCGCGGGGCCTGCGCCCCTACCTCATCCCCACCGGCACGGACGGGCACGTGGAGACCGGCGGCCCGGCCGTCACCCCGCGTCCCAGCCGCTCGGTGGACGCGGCGGAGCGGCCGCGCCCCTACCGCTTCGCGTACGGGGTGCCGAACGAGACGGTGCCCTGGGCCACGGCGGCGGGTATCCGGGCCGGAGCCGGCTCCGTGATCTTCGGAAGACGCCGACGCCATCGCGCGCGAGTGCCTCGCCGTCGGCCTGGAGCGGCGCCGCCCGTCCGCCGCCCTGTCCCCGTCGCCTCCTGGTAACCCACCCCCGGCACACACAGAAAGAGAGATACCCCATGCCTGTTCACTCCCCAATGCGCGGCACAGAGACCGGGACGGACTCCGGCCTGCCCAACCCGGTCCGGGCCACCGGCCAAGCTGCGGCGGCCCTCAGCGAGCAGGCCTGGACCGCTGCCATGCCCGAGACCGAGGACGAGCGGGCGCCCGGCGCCTGGCACACGGAGTGGCAGCCGCCGCGCGAGGCGCCGCGGCTCACGGCGGGCGCCGCGCGGACGGCCGCCGAACCCACCGAGGGCCTGGAGGTGTTGCCCGCCCCCATGCGGCGCAACCTGGAGCTGACCGAGGGCCCCGTCGTCTCCGAGCGCCCCAACGCCGTGCCCGCCCCACCCCTGGACACGGCTGGTACCAAGCGCGTCCTGGCCGCGCGTGCCCGCCGGGCCGCAACCGGCGAGGTCACCTTCGCCCAGGCGCTGGCCGACCACCCTCAGATACAGAGCCGGCTGCCCGCCGGCGCCGAGCAGTTACCGGCCCCCGAGGAGTACCTCGGCGCGGCCGATGAGCTGGATTCCCGGGTGCTCGCCCGGCTGGCCCGAATGGAGTCCGCATGA
- a CDS encoding MFS transporter — MAVISLGARRVVVADTAQTDSACSRLGLGIILTGAFVAMMDTFIVNVAAPSIQADLHADTADTEFVIAGYTLTYAVGLITGGRLGDIYGRRRMFVVGLAGFTAASLACGLADSAGELIAARLAQGTAAAMLSPQVLAIIRTSFVDPRQRARAFGLMGAVQALASVFGQILGGAVTQADLLGLSWRPVFLINVPIGIAALLLIRRAVPESRSPLADDIDWGGTLFGVVALILLFVPLIEGQQLGWPGWLVGMLLVAVVALTVFAAVQIRRTRSGTATLLNAELLASRAFTGGATVVLLFSTTMTPLYLGYTILLQDGYGDSPLHAGLAFAPLATAVAVSSFIAGRVIRRVGARAVLTAGAVLHGIGSGVVLWVCLAAPAGLPDSLLPCMAVIGIAQGLFVTPSLNAVLDGVGEQHIGGASGILTAMQRLGNALGTAVLMLPFLAAYDQARAVGATSAKGYTEAFATLCGAVMLVSLLTAALLYYVPLGRDGPRPRATSPADR; from the coding sequence ATGGCGGTGATCTCACTGGGAGCACGTCGCGTCGTGGTGGCCGACACCGCGCAGACCGATTCAGCATGTTCGCGGCTCGGCCTCGGCATCATTCTGACCGGTGCGTTCGTCGCCATGATGGATACATTCATCGTCAATGTGGCGGCGCCGAGCATTCAGGCGGATCTGCATGCGGATACCGCAGACACCGAGTTCGTGATCGCCGGTTACACGCTGACCTACGCGGTCGGGCTGATCACCGGTGGACGCCTGGGGGACATCTACGGTAGGCGGCGGATGTTCGTCGTGGGTCTGGCCGGGTTCACCGCGGCCTCGCTGGCGTGCGGCCTGGCCGACAGTGCTGGAGAGCTGATCGCCGCTCGGCTGGCGCAGGGCACTGCCGCCGCCATGCTGTCCCCGCAGGTGCTGGCGATCATCCGGACGTCCTTCGTGGACCCGCGGCAACGAGCCCGGGCGTTCGGGCTGATGGGCGCGGTACAGGCTCTGGCGAGCGTGTTCGGGCAGATCCTGGGCGGCGCCGTGACGCAGGCCGACTTGCTGGGGCTGAGCTGGCGTCCAGTGTTCTTGATCAATGTGCCGATCGGCATTGCCGCGCTGCTGCTCATCCGGCGCGCGGTACCCGAATCCCGGTCTCCCCTCGCCGACGACATCGACTGGGGCGGCACCCTGTTCGGTGTGGTGGCGTTGATCCTTTTGTTTGTTCCCCTGATCGAGGGGCAGCAACTCGGATGGCCCGGGTGGCTGGTGGGAATGTTGCTGGTCGCGGTGGTGGCGCTCACGGTGTTCGCAGCCGTCCAGATCCGCCGGACAAGAAGCGGCACAGCGACCCTGCTGAATGCCGAACTGTTGGCCAGCCGCGCCTTCACCGGCGGTGCCACGGTGGTGCTGCTGTTTTCCACCACCATGACGCCGCTGTATCTCGGCTACACGATCCTGCTCCAGGACGGTTATGGCGACTCCCCCCTGCATGCCGGGCTCGCTTTCGCCCCGCTCGCGACGGCGGTCGCGGTCAGTTCGTTCATCGCGGGCCGGGTCATCCGCCGGGTCGGAGCACGCGCGGTACTCACCGCAGGAGCTGTACTGCACGGCATCGGCAGCGGTGTCGTGCTCTGGGTCTGTCTCGCTGCGCCAGCCGGTCTGCCCGACTCCCTGCTGCCATGCATGGCGGTCATCGGCATTGCACAGGGGCTTTTTGTGACTCCAAGCTTGAACGCCGTGCTCGATGGCGTCGGCGAACAGCACATCGGGGGCGCCTCCGGGATTCTGACCGCGATGCAACGGCTCGGCAACGCTCTGGGCACGGCGGTGCTGATGCTGCCGTTCCTGGCGGCCTACGATCAGGCGCGGGCGGTCGGCGCGACGTCGGCCAAGGGGTACACCGAGGCTTTCGCCACTCTCTGCGGTGCCGTCATGCTCGTATCGTTGCTCACTGCGGCGCTGCTGTACTACGTGCCCCTCGGAAGAGACGGCCCAAGGCCCCGGGCGACCTCACCCGCAGATCGCTGA
- a CDS encoding MFS transporter, which translates to MSRMSQLPRLSRGFTFWLIATVQALLLFASSAPSPLYGVYQAEWGFSATMLTAVFAVYAIALLAALLVVGGISDHVGRRKVLGASLVVEVVSMLLFLTADGVGPLLAARAVQGLATGAATGATSSALLDLQPPDRPRFGPLVNSLVPLVGLAFGALGSGVLVEYAPAPKTLVYALLLVTFVLAALVVPLLPETSPRRPGTAASLVPRMAVPRQVRPLFLTVAPCLFAVWAVGGLYMSLGPSIAVRTLHLSGHLVGGLVIFAQTGSGALGSLLRRKHPPRRTMALGFVAFPVGIGATLGALAIPSPALFFTGIVIAGYGFGTGFLGAFQTIAPLAGPDERAGLVAGMYVVCYLGFSVPAVVAGLAVQKFGLTATTTVYSIAVMVLAVVACAGLLVQERREKRAVAEAPRLRPPGAQPAPPVARAADSDQR; encoded by the coding sequence ATGAGCCGAATGAGCCAACTTCCGCGACTCTCCCGGGGGTTCACCTTCTGGCTGATCGCCACGGTCCAGGCCCTGCTGCTCTTCGCCTCGAGCGCGCCCTCGCCGCTGTACGGGGTGTACCAGGCCGAGTGGGGCTTCTCCGCCACCATGCTGACCGCCGTCTTCGCGGTGTACGCGATCGCGCTGCTCGCGGCGCTGCTCGTGGTGGGCGGCATCTCCGACCATGTCGGCCGCCGCAAGGTCCTGGGGGCGTCTCTGGTCGTCGAGGTGGTGAGCATGCTGCTGTTCCTCACCGCCGACGGCGTCGGCCCGCTCCTCGCGGCGCGCGCCGTCCAGGGGCTGGCCACCGGCGCCGCGACCGGGGCGACCAGTTCCGCCCTCCTTGATCTGCAGCCCCCGGACCGGCCCCGTTTCGGCCCGCTGGTCAACAGCCTCGTGCCCCTCGTCGGCCTGGCCTTCGGCGCGCTGGGCTCCGGGGTCCTCGTCGAGTATGCACCCGCGCCGAAGACCCTCGTCTACGCGCTGCTCCTGGTGACGTTCGTGCTCGCGGCGCTCGTCGTCCCGCTGCTGCCGGAGACCTCGCCGAGGAGGCCGGGTACGGCGGCCTCGCTGGTGCCGCGCATGGCGGTGCCGCGCCAGGTGCGGCCACTGTTCCTGACCGTGGCACCCTGCCTGTTCGCGGTGTGGGCGGTCGGCGGCCTGTACATGTCGCTCGGCCCGTCCATCGCAGTCCGCACGCTCCACCTGAGCGGCCACCTCGTCGGCGGCCTGGTCATCTTCGCCCAGACCGGATCGGGGGCCCTCGGCTCGCTGCTGCGCCGCAAACATCCGCCGCGCCGCACCATGGCCCTCGGCTTCGTGGCCTTCCCCGTCGGCATCGGCGCCACCCTCGGCGCCCTCGCCATCCCCTCCCCGGCGCTCTTCTTCACCGGCATCGTTATCGCCGGTTACGGCTTCGGCACCGGTTTCCTCGGAGCCTTCCAGACAATCGCGCCGCTGGCCGGTCCTGACGAGCGCGCCGGGCTCGTGGCCGGCATGTACGTCGTGTGCTACCTGGGCTTCAGCGTGCCCGCGGTGGTCGCGGGCCTCGCCGTGCAGAAGTTCGGGCTCACCGCCACCACCACGGTGTACAGCATCGCGGTCATGGTCCTCGCCGTCGTGGCCTGCGCCGGACTCCTCGTACAGGAACGCCGGGAGAAGCGTGCGGTTGCCGAGGCACCCCGCCTCCGGCCGCCCGGGGCGCAGCCTGCCCCGCCCGTCGCCCGAGCCGCCGACTCCGATCAGCGCTGA